One part of the Thermococcus radiotolerans genome encodes these proteins:
- a CDS encoding GMP synthase subunit A, which produces MIIIMDNGGQYVHRIWRTLRYLGVEAKIIPNTTPLEEIKAMKPKGIIFSGGPDIEKTGNCSAILEHYDEFSVPVLGICLGHQLIAKHFGGKVGRGEKAEYSLVEVEILEENDIFRGLPKRLKVWESHMDEVKELPEGFRLLARSETCPVEAMKHESLPLYGVQFHPEVFHTERGADIYRNFAELCGELR; this is translated from the coding sequence ATGATAATCATAATGGACAACGGCGGGCAGTACGTTCACAGGATTTGGAGGACTCTGAGATACCTCGGTGTCGAGGCCAAGATAATCCCCAACACGACACCGCTTGAGGAGATAAAGGCCATGAAGCCAAAGGGCATAATCTTCTCAGGCGGCCCGGACATCGAGAAGACCGGCAACTGCTCCGCCATCTTGGAGCACTACGACGAGTTTAGCGTCCCCGTCCTTGGCATCTGTCTTGGCCACCAGCTGATAGCGAAGCACTTCGGTGGAAAGGTCGGAAGGGGCGAAAAGGCCGAATACAGCCTCGTTGAGGTGGAGATACTGGAGGAGAACGACATCTTCCGGGGACTTCCGAAGAGGCTCAAGGTCTGGGAGAGCCACATGGACGAGGTGAAGGAGCTTCCCGAGGGCTTCAGGCTCTTGGCCAGAAGTGAGACCTGCCCGGTCGAGGCCATGAAGCACGAGAGCCTTCCCCTCTACGGCGTTCAGTTCCACCCCGAGGTCTTCCACACCGAGCGTGGGGCAGACATTTACCGCAACTTCGCGGAGCTCTGCGGGGAGCTCAGATAG
- a CDS encoding TonB-dependent receptor, giving the protein MGHTVYYRTKIDRWEEFRGFLKKICEGLGFGFLEGEDAVIIFPECHGVEPLEIKKRGKGFVKTNLVEPCHSIYLLVLHSVSSFGSVELWED; this is encoded by the coding sequence TTGGGGCACACGGTCTACTACCGCACCAAGATTGATAGATGGGAGGAGTTCAGGGGGTTCCTAAAGAAGATCTGCGAAGGGCTCGGTTTCGGTTTCCTTGAGGGCGAAGATGCAGTCATAATCTTTCCGGAATGCCACGGTGTCGAGCCCTTGGAGATAAAGAAGAGGGGTAAGGGGTTCGTCAAGACGAACCTCGTCGAGCCCTGTCACTCGATTTATCTGCTCGTTCTTCATTCGGTTTCTTCATTCGGCTCTGTCGAGCTCTGGGAGGACTGA
- the guaA gene encoding glutamine-hydrolyzing GMP synthase, protein MWERFIEEKVEEIRETVGDGKAIIALSGGVDSSVAAVLAHKAIGDKLHAVFVNTGFMRKGEPEFVVRTFRDEFGLNLHYIDAGERFFSELKGVTDPEEKRKIIGRVFIEVFEEVAREIDAQFLIQGTIAPDWIESKGKIKSHHNVGGLPERLNLKLIEPLRDLYKDEVRELGRELGLPEKIYNRMPFPGPGLAVRVLGEVTPEKVAIVREANAIVEEEIEKAGLKPWQAFAVLLGVKTVGVQGDIRAYKETIAVRVVESLDGMTANAMNVPFEVLQRIAFRITSEIPEVGRVLYDITNKPPATIEFE, encoded by the coding sequence ATGTGGGAGAGGTTCATCGAGGAGAAGGTTGAGGAGATTAGGGAAACGGTCGGCGATGGTAAGGCAATAATAGCACTCTCCGGCGGCGTTGACAGCTCGGTCGCTGCGGTGCTTGCTCACAAGGCCATAGGCGATAAGCTCCACGCGGTCTTCGTCAACACCGGCTTCATGAGGAAGGGCGAACCTGAATTCGTCGTCAGGACATTCAGGGACGAGTTCGGTCTCAACCTGCACTACATCGATGCCGGCGAGAGGTTCTTCAGCGAGCTCAAGGGCGTCACAGACCCCGAGGAGAAGAGGAAGATAATCGGCAGGGTCTTTATCGAGGTCTTCGAGGAGGTCGCGAGGGAGATTGACGCCCAGTTCCTCATCCAGGGAACGATAGCCCCGGACTGGATCGAGAGCAAGGGGAAAATCAAGAGCCACCACAACGTTGGCGGACTGCCGGAGAGGCTCAACCTCAAGCTGATAGAGCCGCTCCGCGACCTCTACAAGGACGAGGTCAGGGAGCTTGGCAGGGAGCTCGGCCTCCCGGAGAAGATATACAACCGCATGCCCTTCCCGGGGCCCGGCCTTGCCGTCCGCGTCCTTGGAGAGGTCACGCCGGAGAAGGTTGCCATTGTTAGAGAAGCTAATGCTATAGTCGAGGAGGAGATCGAGAAGGCGGGACTGAAGCCCTGGCAGGCATTCGCTGTTCTGCTGGGAGTGAAGACCGTTGGCGTTCAGGGCGATATAAGGGCCTACAAAGAAACAATCGCCGTCCGCGTCGTTGAGAGCCTCGACGGCATGACCGCCAATGCCATGAACGTTCCCTTCGAGGTCCTGCAGAGGATAGCCTTCAGGATAACCAGCGAGATTCCTGAGGTTGGAAGGGTGCTCTACGATATCACCAACAAGCCCCCGGCGACGATTGAGTTCGAGTGA
- a CDS encoding DUF2101 family protein: MSVEDILYGIGESVDSAIHGIIDFINPSPSKEPPSFKYLSRLVKKRLTTHEYLSLKLQLAFLLYLIVNLGLLFIKASPLWLVGVAVVYFLYLRYTLVRNREFFVEHEPYRFFYYAISAISFAVFLGYLMIRRIATSIYYYYAYLLVAFAVVMAFRWYFKQRYGRDYTYGIVEEIKGDVVRVFVHDDIAANVKPGHYWVDAVEDLEIGRVVKLIVEDRKLKGAVPVKIIEVYLTDQSSQSSTEPNEETE, translated from the coding sequence ATGTCGGTGGAAGACATCCTCTACGGAATCGGTGAGTCTGTGGATTCAGCGATCCACGGCATCATAGATTTCATCAATCCCTCCCCCTCAAAGGAACCGCCGAGCTTTAAGTACCTGAGCAGGCTCGTGAAAAAGAGGCTCACAACTCATGAGTACCTCAGCCTCAAGCTCCAACTGGCATTTCTTCTTTACCTTATTGTGAACCTCGGCCTGCTCTTCATCAAGGCTAGTCCACTGTGGCTTGTGGGAGTGGCAGTGGTGTACTTCCTCTATCTTCGCTATACCCTGGTCAGAAACAGAGAGTTCTTTGTTGAGCACGAGCCGTACAGGTTCTTCTACTATGCAATATCGGCAATTTCCTTTGCAGTTTTCCTCGGGTACCTGATGATACGCAGGATAGCCACGAGCATCTACTATTACTACGCATATCTCCTTGTGGCCTTTGCAGTCGTCATGGCATTCAGGTGGTACTTCAAGCAGAGATACGGGAGGGACTACACCTACGGCATTGTTGAAGAGATCAAAGGCGATGTCGTCAGGGTCTTTGTGCACGACGACATAGCGGCAAACGTCAAGCCCGGCCACTACTGGGTCGATGCCGTGGAAGACCTAGAGATTGGCAGGGTGGTGAAGCTTATCGTGGAGGACAGAAAGCTCAAGGGAGCGGTTCCGGTCAAGATAATAGAGGTCTACCTCACGGATCAGTCCTCCCAGAGCTCGACAGAGCCGAATGAAGAAACCGAATGA
- a CDS encoding DUF2341 domain-containing protein, which produces MRKRRAFLMNSTVILLLIPLMLLLATYEDVSSQIIMSQSERTQVEKTYRVVSYVELDFQRTLEISGKRAIVTVVDYIANTRDFLDPNDPNGMANATIRDLVLFGQSTQVASNYSERLMKDQTVLGWLGNISQKLRQQGYELRIANKTLGEIRTMSSSERSNFLRSNIELTVAPLDAFRIVIRAKIRDVTISDVSGKVVYTGPIPRENYVYSTISIENLEDPIFSALTYGRYYRSIEPCEYTFPEIIERPIKTLYGNGTSEDDHVLGKYSSTAWDSGHIFYGNTYPGDGADGYVLRNGNITSISSPVIVNTTLNGVPISPLEVFNDDDVGVLIFENVSGEAERATWCSLLGNRLNVTIQNSRGDDLTNFQVPIYIDSSHITDPNTLNTFFDTADPDGNNIPILEIYDSNCNPVNFWVENWDTSDKEALIWVNVTIPANSQVTLSIYFDSSGIETLGNASRVFDFYDEFDGNSLDTTKWTTNTDYYSIENGYIKMWGNWNNQYYINTLKSFVPNVIIEGVWRLGGYTYYRGRNVYLYDTDLTIGLVPQQTTPWLSNSAIYAWYDGYDYDGYSWNYKSLRVYDSYPAVGNQIRSTEWQGFQVIYTGTQIQFWDSYSNSWLTSGVSPPLTRFHLQIAADTDSDTRHGYIDWIRVRKYTQIPPTVTISTQIEQRPTQNAQIQITAGRAYDLQPLISCIIDQKYFGTYTGVSFFERLENSRVNHNKYFQLAKSIQDELGLKYGGEYYPIGLVSFMVPNADYDRKLFDIFNNFGISVEEGQTSVDYYFLNYYFGSMTKTPGYRVWGISYGTSALTGDLSIVPFFMDNQTAIAILGPTGAEDLLKG; this is translated from the coding sequence ATGAGAAAACGGCGAGCGTTCCTAATGAATTCAACGGTCATCCTCCTGCTCATACCCCTGATGCTACTCTTAGCGACGTACGAGGACGTCTCGTCTCAGATAATAATGAGCCAGAGCGAGAGAACGCAGGTTGAGAAAACGTACAGGGTAGTCTCGTACGTTGAGCTGGACTTTCAAAGAACCCTCGAGATATCCGGAAAAAGAGCTATAGTCACCGTTGTAGATTACATTGCAAACACACGGGACTTTTTGGACCCAAATGACCCAAACGGCATGGCAAACGCCACAATACGTGACCTAGTTTTGTTTGGCCAGTCCACACAGGTTGCGAGCAACTACTCCGAACGGCTGATGAAGGATCAAACGGTTCTAGGCTGGCTCGGTAACATCTCTCAGAAGCTGAGGCAGCAAGGATACGAGCTCAGGATAGCAAATAAAACACTCGGCGAGATTAGGACCATGAGTTCTTCTGAGAGGAGCAATTTCCTCAGGAGCAACATCGAACTAACCGTTGCTCCATTGGACGCCTTTAGGATAGTCATACGGGCCAAGATAAGAGATGTAACGATTTCAGACGTCTCCGGAAAGGTTGTTTATACCGGCCCCATACCAAGGGAAAACTACGTATATTCAACAATTTCAATCGAAAACCTTGAAGATCCCATATTCTCTGCACTAACATACGGCAGATACTACCGCTCAATTGAGCCCTGTGAATATACCTTCCCCGAGATCATAGAAAGGCCCATTAAGACCCTCTATGGAAACGGAACGAGTGAGGATGATCACGTCCTTGGAAAGTACTCCTCAACGGCCTGGGATTCCGGTCATATCTTCTACGGAAACACATATCCTGGGGACGGTGCCGATGGATACGTACTGCGCAACGGCAATATAACCAGCATATCCTCCCCCGTCATTGTAAACACTACTTTAAACGGCGTCCCAATTTCGCCACTAGAGGTCTTCAACGACGATGACGTTGGAGTTCTTATTTTTGAAAATGTTAGTGGGGAAGCGGAAAGAGCCACTTGGTGCTCTTTATTGGGGAACAGACTTAACGTAACTATCCAAAATAGCAGAGGGGACGATCTAACGAACTTCCAAGTTCCCATTTACATTGACAGCTCCCACATCACAGATCCAAATACATTAAACACGTTTTTTGACACTGCGGATCCCGATGGGAATAACATCCCTATACTGGAGATCTACGACTCAAATTGCAATCCTGTAAACTTTTGGGTTGAAAATTGGGATACATCGGACAAAGAGGCACTGATATGGGTTAATGTCACAATCCCAGCAAATTCCCAAGTAACGCTTAGTATATATTTTGATTCAAGCGGTATAGAGACACTAGGAAATGCAAGTAGGGTATTTGATTTTTATGATGAGTTTGACGGAAATTCACTGGACACAACAAAATGGACAACGAATACAGATTATTATTCAATTGAAAATGGGTACATCAAGATGTGGGGCAACTGGAACAACCAATACTACATAAATACTCTCAAAAGTTTTGTTCCGAATGTGATTATTGAAGGTGTTTGGAGGCTTGGAGGATACACTTATTACAGAGGGAGGAATGTATACCTGTATGATACCGATTTAACCATCGGTCTAGTACCACAACAAACCACACCATGGCTCAGCAATTCCGCTATTTATGCATGGTACGATGGGTATGACTATGATGGGTACTCTTGGAACTATAAATCCCTAAGAGTATACGACTCGTATCCTGCTGTTGGGAATCAAATAAGGTCCACAGAGTGGCAAGGTTTTCAAGTGATTTATACTGGCACTCAGATACAATTTTGGGATTCTTATTCAAATAGCTGGTTAACTAGTGGAGTGTCGCCCCCTCTAACAAGGTTCCATCTGCAGATCGCTGCGGATACAGATTCAGATACAAGGCATGGGTACATTGACTGGATACGTGTTCGTAAATATACACAGATTCCTCCAACAGTCACAATATCAACTCAAATAGAACAAAGACCAACTCAAAATGCACAAATACAAATAACAGCAGGGAGAGCCTATGACCTCCAGCCGCTGATATCGTGCATAATAGACCAGAAGTACTTTGGAACCTACACGGGCGTATCGTTCTTCGAGCGCCTTGAAAACAGCAGGGTAAACCACAACAAGTACTTCCAACTAGCAAAGAGCATACAGGACGAGCTCGGACTGAAGTACGGTGGAGAGTACTATCCGATAGGTCTCGTCAGCTTTATGGTGCCCAATGCAGACTACGACAGAAAGCTCTTTGACATATTCAACAACTTTGGAATATCAGTCGAAGAAGGGCAGACGAGCGTTGACTACTACTTCCTCAACTACTACTTCGGAAGCATGACAAAGACGCCCGGCTACCGTGTCTGGGGCATTTCCTACGGCACAAGTGCACTGACTGGAGACTTAAGCATAGTGCCGTTCTTTATGGATAACCAGACGGCCATTGCGATACTCGGACCTACAGGAGCAGAGGACCTGCTGAAGGGGTGA